The following coding sequences are from one Coffea arabica cultivar ET-39 chromosome 11e, Coffea Arabica ET-39 HiFi, whole genome shotgun sequence window:
- the LOC113718188 gene encoding uncharacterized protein — protein MAPYEALYGRKCRSPIYWDEIEERKVLDPTAVPWIEDAYEKVKVIHQRLQTAQSRQKSYADNRRKDLEFEVGDKVFLKVTPLRSLTAGKGKKLQLRYIGPLEILQRVRNMAYRLELPASPSRIYDVFHVSMLKKYHPDPTHVLNPEEIDIDESLTYEERPVQILDRKVKELRTKQIPLVKVLWRNHEVEEAT, from the coding sequence atggcaccgtatgaaGCTCTTTATGGAAGAAAGTGCCGATCACCAATATACTGGGATGAAATAGAAGAAAGAAAGGTTTTAGACCCAACTGCAGTACCATGGATCGAGGATGCGTATGAGAAGGTGAAAGTGATACATCAGAGGCTTCAGACAGCGCAAAGTCGACAGAAGAGCTACGCCGATAATCGacgaaaggatttggagtttgaagttggagacaaGGTATTTCTAAAGGTCACACCACTTCGAAGTCTCACGgcgggaaaaggaaagaagcttcaactgAGATATATAGGACCTTTAGAAATTCTTCAACGAGTAAGGAATATGGCTTACCGGTTGGAATTACCAGCAAGTCCATCCAGGATCTATGACGTGTTTCACGTTTCTATGttgaagaagtatcatccagaccccacTCATGTACTGAACCCAGAAGAAATTGACATTGATGAATCGCTGACTTACGAAGAAAGGCCGGTACAGATCTTAGATCGAAaagtaaaggaattaaggacTAAACAAATACCCTTGGTAAAGgttttgtggagaaatcatgaggtagaggaagctacttaG